Proteins encoded by one window of Funiculus sociatus GB2-C1:
- a CDS encoding cobalamin-binding protein — protein MKQKELKLVSLIPSATEILAILGLTDAIVGRSHECDYPREIQNLPVCTQPKFNPEGSSPEIHDRVTDLLQSALSVYKVETDILEQLQPTHIVTQAQCEVCAVSLAEVEKAVASLTHSQAQIISLQPNFLSDVWDDIARVAAALGVESQPVLTGLQSRIDGCVEKTRSLSLTTRPTVACIEWIDPLMAAGNWIPELVKMAGGESLFGVAGEHSPWLKWEEMAIANPAIIIFMPCGFDLSRTRSEAIEVIQRPEWQSLQAVQTGRIYLTDGNAYFNRPGPRLVDSLEILAEIIHPDIFHFGYQGTGWEFL, from the coding sequence ATGAAACAAAAAGAATTGAAACTTGTCTCTCTTATTCCGAGTGCTACCGAAATTTTAGCGATATTGGGGCTGACTGATGCTATTGTTGGGCGATCGCATGAATGCGACTATCCAAGAGAAATCCAAAATCTACCTGTCTGTACTCAGCCTAAATTTAATCCTGAAGGCAGCAGTCCAGAAATTCACGATCGCGTTACGGATTTGTTGCAATCGGCTCTGAGTGTCTATAAAGTTGAAACCGACATTCTAGAACAGCTGCAACCTACGCACATTGTTACTCAAGCTCAATGTGAAGTGTGTGCTGTTAGTCTGGCAGAAGTTGAGAAAGCTGTTGCCAGTCTTACCCATAGTCAGGCGCAAATTATTTCGTTACAGCCCAATTTCTTGAGCGATGTCTGGGATGATATTGCCAGAGTTGCTGCGGCTTTGGGGGTGGAATCGCAACCAGTTCTGACTGGGTTACAATCTCGGATTGATGGTTGTGTGGAAAAGACGCGATCGCTATCCTTAACAACTCGTCCCACTGTTGCTTGTATCGAGTGGATCGATCCATTGATGGCGGCGGGAAATTGGATTCCAGAATTAGTCAAAATGGCGGGAGGAGAATCGCTGTTTGGTGTTGCGGGAGAGCATTCTCCGTGGTTGAAGTGGGAAGAGATGGCGATCGCAAACCCTGCCATAATTATCTTCATGCCCTGTGGTTTCGACTTAAGCCGCACCCGTTCTGAAGCAATTGAGGTAATTCAGCGTCCCGAATGGCAAAGCTTGCAAGCTGTACAAACTGGCAGAATCTATCTTACCGATGGCAACGCCTACTTCAACCGTCCCGGCCCTAGATTAGTAGACTCTTTGGAGATATTAGCCGAAATTATCCATCCAGACATCTTCCACTTCGGATATCAAGGCACTGGATGGGAGTTTTTGTAA
- a CDS encoding MFS transporter: MPKSKESFNHLPHTESADLGIRLKQHKDLFLLLSIAAGLIFLQGYMIAPLIPRLAEVFNVPVQEIGFIVPAYMLSYALMALFFGLLSDRFGRWSIIRISLALFVICTALTATAQTASQMATWRLLTGIGASGVIPLTFALIGDLFPFNQRGGKLGLVFAAMEGGMAAGSAGGAILEPFVGWRSLFIGTAVLAAVVLWRLHPYGSLFDTPKVTKLPTIRQIFRGYSQILATFRGKRTYIYVLWNGIYHSGVYTWLGLYLSQRYNMDALSIGLNILGYGIPGLLLSSLIGQAVDRWGRRWLVPAGLVMAALAGIGMIFEIPPIGTTIAVLILSLGYDLTQPLFVGIVTDLGDDNNLGQTMGLKVFTLFTGFGVGSFIFGELLRFGFGPSLAIFGGIQLIAGLIAVPLFWQEVPSRLRG; this comes from the coding sequence ATGCCGAAATCCAAAGAATCTTTTAATCACTTACCCCATACCGAATCAGCCGATCTCGGGATTCGCCTAAAGCAGCATAAAGACCTGTTTTTATTGCTTTCAATCGCGGCGGGGCTAATTTTTCTACAGGGGTACATGATTGCTCCCCTGATTCCACGTTTGGCTGAAGTTTTTAATGTTCCGGTTCAGGAAATCGGCTTTATCGTTCCAGCCTATATGCTGTCCTATGCACTGATGGCATTATTCTTCGGCCTCCTGTCCGATCGCTTTGGTCGATGGTCTATTATTCGCATCTCGCTTGCTCTTTTTGTCATTTGCACTGCTTTAACTGCCACCGCTCAAACTGCTTCGCAGATGGCAACCTGGCGGCTATTAACCGGGATTGGAGCAAGTGGTGTGATTCCTCTTACCTTCGCCTTAATTGGCGATTTATTCCCGTTTAATCAGCGAGGTGGCAAGCTAGGATTGGTGTTTGCAGCAATGGAAGGGGGAATGGCAGCAGGCTCTGCGGGGGGAGCGATTCTTGAGCCATTTGTCGGTTGGCGATCGCTCTTTATAGGTACTGCTGTGCTTGCTGCTGTTGTCCTTTGGCGGCTTCATCCTTACGGCTCTTTATTTGATACACCAAAAGTCACGAAATTACCGACTATTCGCCAAATATTTAGGGGATACAGCCAGATATTAGCCACCTTTCGGGGAAAACGTACATATATTTATGTTCTGTGGAATGGTATTTACCACTCTGGGGTATATACATGGCTAGGGTTGTATTTATCGCAACGGTACAACATGGATGCCTTGAGCATTGGTTTAAACATTCTTGGGTACGGCATTCCCGGATTATTGCTGAGTTCTCTAATTGGTCAAGCCGTGGATCGGTGGGGACGGCGTTGGCTAGTTCCAGCCGGGTTGGTCATGGCTGCTCTGGCTGGGATTGGAATGATTTTTGAGATTCCGCCAATCGGAACGACGATCGCAGTTCTTATTTTGTCTTTAGGGTATGACCTGACTCAACCGTTGTTTGTCGGAATTGTGACCGATCTCGGAGATGACAACAATTTGGGGCAAACGATGGGACTGAAGGTATTTACTCTCTTTACTGGATTTGGTGTAGGCAGTTTCATATTTGGAGAGCTACTGCGCTTTGGATTTGGGCCTTCTCTTGCGATCTTTGGTGGCATTCAGTTGATAGCTGGTTTGATCGCAGTCCCACTATTCTGGCAGGAAGTCCCCTCTCGATTACGGGGTTAG
- a CDS encoding methyltransferase domain-containing protein produces the protein MEQHEHLTIAEYQATAESFRDGTWDHDVSQNRDALVAAMPKIPGKILDLGCGPGRDLVAFKRQGHTVIGLDATPAFVEMAQQAADCEVWQQSFLRLELPPETFDGIFANASLLHVPRAEMVRVLKDLHQTLVPGGAIVISICRGDDEGYSVRPTGYRYVVGWEYETLTACLEKADFEILHHYYRPPGLPCEAQSWLVMVARRKVLSCL, from the coding sequence GTGGAACAACACGAGCATCTGACAATTGCGGAGTACCAGGCGACGGCGGAATCTTTCCGGGATGGAACTTGGGATCACGATGTCTCTCAAAATCGCGATGCTCTGGTAGCGGCTATGCCTAAGATACCTGGTAAGATACTCGACTTAGGCTGTGGGCCTGGGCGTGACTTGGTTGCTTTTAAGCGTCAGGGGCATACGGTGATTGGTTTGGATGCCACACCAGCGTTTGTGGAGATGGCGCAACAGGCGGCAGATTGTGAGGTTTGGCAACAGTCGTTTCTCCGGCTTGAGTTACCTCCAGAAACTTTTGATGGCATTTTTGCCAATGCTTCTTTGCTTCACGTTCCCCGTGCGGAAATGGTTAGGGTGTTGAAAGATTTGCATCAAACACTTGTTCCTGGCGGCGCAATTGTTATTTCTATTTGTCGCGGCGATGATGAGGGTTATAGCGTTCGTCCAACTGGTTATCGTTATGTTGTTGGTTGGGAATATGAAACTTTAACTGCTTGTCTAGAAAAAGCTGATTTTGAAATTTTGCACCACTACTATCGTCCGCCTGGTTTGCCCTGCGAGGCTCAATCTTGGCTGGTGATGGTGGCAAGAAGAAAAGTTTTGAGTTGTTTGTAG
- a CDS encoding SDR family oxidoreductase: MMAESYIFIGGASRGVGREIANYLTGENQKVKAMLRSDQSRADLEGIGIKVVMGDALNVASVEQAMLGESIHAVISTIGGLPKDGERADYLGNKNLIDAAVKAGVKKFILVSSIGSGNSVVALPPQALETLKPVLIEKEKAEQYLIESGLIYTIIRPGGLKSEPATGNGVLTEDPRVAGTIHRADVAQLVCRCLESDTANNKVLSAVDRNMMYGQAEFEEFSLT, encoded by the coding sequence ATGATGGCTGAATCATACATTTTTATAGGTGGGGCAAGTCGGGGTGTAGGTAGAGAAATTGCCAATTACTTAACAGGGGAAAATCAAAAGGTAAAGGCAATGTTGCGCTCCGATCAGTCTCGCGCTGATTTGGAAGGGATTGGAATTAAAGTAGTAATGGGAGATGCCCTAAATGTTGCCTCTGTGGAGCAGGCAATGCTGGGAGAATCGATTCATGCTGTAATTAGTACCATTGGCGGTTTACCTAAAGACGGCGAAAGGGCTGATTATTTGGGCAACAAAAATCTCATAGATGCGGCGGTGAAAGCGGGGGTGAAAAAGTTTATCTTAGTTTCTTCTATTGGCAGTGGCAATAGTGTTGTTGCTTTGCCGCCGCAAGCTTTAGAAACTCTAAAACCAGTTTTAATAGAAAAAGAGAAAGCTGAGCAATATTTGATTGAAAGCGGACTTATTTACACAATTATTCGCCCTGGTGGGCTGAAGTCTGAACCTGCAACTGGTAACGGAGTTTTAACGGAAGATCCGCGAGTTGCGGGAACAATTCATCGGGCTGATGTGGCGCAATTGGTTTGTCGATGTCTTGAGTCTGATACTGCTAATAATAAAGTTTTGTCAGCTGTTGACAGAAATATGATGTATGGGCAAGCTGAGTTTGAGGAGTTTAGCTTGACTTGA